The Colletotrichum higginsianum IMI 349063 chromosome 2, whole genome shotgun sequence genome has a segment encoding these proteins:
- a CDS encoding Ubiquitin carboxyl-terminal hydrolase, with translation MDQPTGSSEAERAVSSEPSSTRPNPFTEGDDSSRKRRRTSMSGGSRSLSVETTKSDIGISSSPNAHRTDDAITQDSAMKIDTGPSTPQTPEPQSNAREPPTEPSSSRVTINLRNTAQPSPLSPSPVSPTPQTLPDRPTKPSDSVKNSVEDLDEVDMAQAPIEITDTPPSSSSSPKSPEVEVVVVPDDQDGPFDDDEVSIIREDAASFDPTSEFPYHDVHESLSETVAKLINYLSSQAPPEEAVLDSLRSWTIQYTKYVSIVGMRVAHESQMAYHTFWHMFPEVAWVLSNKKQPFSPESRHIVADFFIAYSRMAAYFVESDFLTAQAFQASLDDERRQPEFLLSRFLQPLTSFARREHNRIQNGQLHDEEMLGTEMVNAFQVGIGSIKGLIKLAQMHLSNASRYQHLMDVLSPICNVAALIIQKAIQSVHHDASPQSVETAKVRLADGHILYNLVSAALHKTIENKVTQLSNETTQSLVTSLSEILKTSLGGDHRLATERLKAHHQAHPDLPQRFTPEAISSEWRLGVFGKLITSSQMQLRVMAASTMCQDLVTCWKRYNDNEDEDCRLFLNYVAEYLLRTKLVDYVLGPTCHPEITVESGNIVGFLVVTRFYRSEQTDLLWQTITTTQDPRVSEALIRMTTGIVNLFYKEELLYLCEKLQTLAIDNFTPPVRGLCESSLRALQTKVQLAGETQSVLPLSICIRLLRESSVYVSDSVVAHPDVHHFALNKLREFMRGGIEPQVRGEIYHDCIKDIASKTPTTLGTLSCLSVALRPAVASELRVLTTDHNLTLLLVHELEHAIDQGKQTGIRKILGGDVNYPRRDLIANILAYEPSTITSDLGPRLWDMLVGHGAACQDDRDDGWKILNATPKTIHGNPFLSVCFSEYLPSLPRDCLCGGALEFVRNAVLPRVNDINDIILDDGESLAQSGVEQLWRMILDAEDAAMADKDIPLVDAAIQTLVGDIYVDSESILAYPHHRACQVHMGLVSRCLKQMEDAAKRLEAFNDGAWSGDDEPMIIVATETQTLEQERIFTRSLAVLRHFLKAHQAKAHFSAPDLRALTPGSPGIAEGESAELKFQSFDGNTQTDIMPLQVGRRNTAASLLASIREATGFDNYRIYYRGQPFAPNEVDVCRPLEELKIHDGLFLVKREHTGTAMASRIKPGASLLEIEILGHFEQLWNYLSMQDIIAAEIHSFLTKLPADVHMLAAFDSPTTSYQQIFPSGQPFKSLYALYAMTEYIGTAGRRLKESESTISDSGDAKVESYLDALARVRALVVAAISDREILEGCASEALRNRLSFNLMNVYGLTFRDPGLDGIDILPGFSAIAPADRLVEILLVAISVQDHTSLIPLIASTFSAILRSASVDNAFWTSLKALPNLEELMGVLLLDEPSEAIRANIVKLLEERVISRDQPALDTVSFCDFLWPILHRLIPRAAKSPKQCKQVFELSLTLLREMDFEDAHAVDIPTLASDCGRLLLEHDSSEQLGHVGSDDAVAEGLLKLFQSCQNEGSYVEMDHNLPANLGKKLFWKHLFPPPGQHGSSSGRSCLLSTNTRSTLCQIIFDLVRDRDREFHAMLEDLESLVPFDEFDIGSSPKSATPRANSLRREKDPYLYELQPQFDRMSAVRAPCGYAGLRNLSNTCYLNSLFTQLFMNTDFRHFMMNARVPSQSNTHTLLRETRKLFAFMQESSRKFIDPSLLAGSIKTYEETIIDVHNQMDVDEFYNLLFDRWEGQLSTADDRKALRSFYGGQLVQQVASKECEHISERLEPFSAIQCDIKGKSTLQDSLQAYVDGEIMEGDNKYKCSSCDRHVDAVKRACLKDIPDNLIFHLKRFDFNLRTLMRSKINDHFSFPTKLDMRPYTIDHIGSPSDSGEEDIFELVGVLVHAGTAESGHYYSYIRERPTAASSEAWFEFNDDVVSPWDPAKMEESTFGGTDGSLDAGITYDKTYSAYMLFYQRSSVLRAEQEKLQSLSLRTPLKVDVPAEVADHINGENAILLRRHCLYDQSHSQFVLRMFQNAKMRNNGNCSKMHIIEQRAMCMLLGHLDQVVSRTKDLPFFELFRDEIEHAIRDCAKCAVDFFDYFQERHEAFRQLIQRNPDSGVRYSVGSLFITALQQIKNSKPEVWDLSHGDMAEDPIMIQVVQLFDTLWSNFHANIRSWPEVFQTILAFAQMGPSETAVLMSEDWLFRVLRIIFADTNMDLPNNYARMLANIIRRINNTRSTSYEMIIQLIDHFMDSLEDVLDVHTIVESHEMRLEIYMEHQAPKMSWTPDEVNVFAHEWSKGTGSTFVKKLIDLDQEPTYTASIIKRIMHLNHDMDHRVFLAIKNMITGQVVQYSMAPYIKAAVLFSEESRNSNCVQALFRHIAFQCRTLQNADGKAFLDFFTRAYFSLQNGKEEVRAARYPLYMEQVPSWAPSLLGYYIAEVRQGAEEFLTEWFANHEAVEDGNEKAATALNSVVRRLAMNCLIYLREHFVQRRTQVAKQSTEPLLSIVTLCEPFFTAGVGLNGMSLVPYEDFQELYRSVIDPLRRMTVEELEDEGSGMSPGLYSDTETLGSEP, from the exons ATGGACCAGCCCACAGGATCCTCGGAAGCAGAACGCGCGGTCTCCTCAGAGCCTAGCTCAACGAGACCGAACCCTTTTACCGAAGGCGACGATTCTTCTAGGAAACGACGCCGAACCTCAATGTCTGGCGGCTCCCGGAGCCTCTCAGTCGAGACCACAAAGTCGGACATCGGCATTTCAAGCTCCCCCAACGCACACCGCACCGACGACGCGATCACGCAAGATTCTGCCATGAAGATAGATACTGGCCCTTCCACCCCGCAGACGCCAGAGCCGCAGTCGAATGCACGAGAGCCCCCAACAGAACCTTCCTCGAGCCGGGTCACGATAAACCTGCGCAACACCGCCCAGCCTAGCCCTCTGTCCCCGTCTCCCGTCTCCCCGACGCCGCAGACGTTGCCAGACCGGCCGACCAAGCCTTCGGACAGTGTCAAGAATAGCGTAGAAGACTTGGACGAAGTCGATATGGCGCAAGCTCCTATCGAGATCACAGATAccccgccttcttcttcatcgagCCCAAAGAGCCCCGAGGTAGAAGTTGTTGTCGTACCCGACGATCAGGATGGTCCattcgacgacgatgaggtcAGCATCATCCGTGAGGATGCTGCATCCTTCGACCCAACCTCCGAATTTCCATACCACGACGTCCACGAGTCGTTGTCGGAGACGGTTGCGAAGCTGATTAACTATCTGTCTTCTC AAGCGCCACCAGAGGAGGCTGTGCTGGACTCTTTGCGTTCCTGGACGATACAGTACACCAAGTACGTCAGTATCGTCGGGATGAGGGTTGCACATGAGTCCCAAATGGCTTACCACACATTCTGGCACATGTTCCCAGAAGTGGCTTGGGTACTGTCCAACAAAAA ACAACCGTTCTCGCCGGAAAGCCGGCATATTGTCGCCGACTTCTTCATCGCCTACTCCAGAATGGCTGCTTACTTCGTCGAATCCGATTTCTTGACCGCTCAAGCGTTCCAAGCATCCCTAGACGACGAGCGTCGACAACCCGagtttcttctctctcgcttCTTGCAACCACTGACGTCCTTCGCCAGAAGAGAACACAACCGGATTCAGAATGGCCAATTGCACGACGAGGAGATGCTTGGTACGGAGATGGTGAACGCTTTCCAAGTGGGCATTGGCAGCATTAAAGGCTTGATCAAGCTCGCCCAGATGCACTTGAGTAACGCTTCGAGGTACCAACATCTGATGGACGTACTTTCACCGATCTGCAATGTCGCAGCCCTCATCATTCAGAAGGCCATTCAAAGTGTCCACCATGATGCTTCCCCTCAGAGCGTGGAAACAGCAAAAGTGCGTTTGGCAGATGGTCATATATTATACAACCTGGTCTCTGCTGCACTACACAAGACGATCGAGAACAAGGTTACGCAGCTTTCGAACGAAACGACCCAGAGTTTGGTCACCTCCCTCTCGGAAATCCTTAAAACCTCTTTGGGCGGTGACCACAGGCTGGCTACAGAACGGCTCAAAGCACATCATCAAGCACATCCCGATCTGCCCCAACGTTTTACGCCAGAGGCCATCTCGTCGGAATGGCGGTTGGGCGTGTTCGGAAAGCTGATTACGTCAAGCCAGATGCAACTGCGTGTCATGGCAGCCTCTACGATGTGCCAAGATTTGGTCACTTGCTGGAAAAGGTACAATGACAATGAGGACGAAGACTGCAGGCTGTTTTTGAACTACGTGGCCGAATATCTGCTCCGGACGAAGCTGGTCGACTACGTCTTGGGTCCGACTTGCCATCCCGAAATTACCGTCGAGAGTGGCAACATCGTGGGCTTCTTGGTGGTCACGCGCTTCTACCGCAGCGAGCAAACAGACTTGCTCTGGCAGACAATCACGACTACCCAAGATCCACGTGTGTCGGAAGCCTTGATTCGCATGACGACGGGCATCGTCAATCTGTTCTACAAGGAGGAACTGCTTTACTTGTGCGAAAAGTTACAAACCTTAGCGATCGACAACTTCACCCCACCCGTGAGAGGCCTTTGCGAGAGCAGTCTCAGAGCGCTTCAGACTAAGGTTCAGCTCGCAGGAGAGACTCAGAGCGTCTTGCCATTGAGCATCTGTATCCGACTTCTGCGGGAGTCTTCGGTATACGTCTCGGACTCGGTTGTTGCCCACCCAGACGTCCATCACTTCGCCTTGAACAAGCTGAGAGAGTTCATGAGGGGTGGCATTGAGCCCCAGGTCCGCGGAGAGATCTATCATGACTGCATCAAGGACATAGCCTCAAAAACGCCCACGACGCTGGGGACCTTGTCGTGTCTGTCTGTGGCCTTGCGACCTGCCGTGGCCTCAGAGCTGCGCGTGTTGACAACGGATCACAACCTGACCTTGTTACTAGTGCATGAGCTTGAGCATGCGATCGACCAAGGGAAACAAACCGGCATCCGGAAGATTCTTGGCGGGGACGTCAACTACCCTCGCAGAGACCTCATTGCCAACATCCTAGCCTATGAGCCGTCCACGATCACATCGGACCTTGGACCACGCTTGTGGGACATGCTTGTTGGCCATGGTGCTGCCTGTCAGGACGATCGGGACGATGGCTGGAAAATCCTCAACGCTACCCCCAAGACGATCCATGGCAACCCCTTTCTTTCGGTCTGCTTCAGCGAGTACCTGCCAAGTCTTCCTCGTGACTGCCTCTGCGGAGGTGCCTTGGAGTTTGTTAGGAACGCAGTCCTACCTCGCGTGAACGATATCAACGACATCATCTTGGATGATGGTGAAAGCCTTGCGCAGAGTGGGGTCGAGCAACTCTGGCGCATGATTCTTGATGCTGAAGATGCCGCGATGGCAGACAAGGATATACCACTTGTGGATGCCGCAATCCAGACGCTTGTGGGCGATATCTACGTCGATAGTGAGTCAATCTTGGCGTATCCGCACCACCGAGCTTGCCAGGTTCACATGGGACTCGTCTCTCGCTGCTTGAAGCAAATGGAAGACGCTGCAAAGCGGCTGGAGGCTTTTAACGACGGAGCCTGGAGCGGTGATGACGAGCCTATGATTATTGTGGCAACCGAAACGCAAACGCTGGAACAAGAGCGTATTTTTACGCGGTCGCTTGCAGTCCTCCGACATTTTCTAAAGGCTCACCAGGCCAAGGCTCACTTTTCTGCCCCCGACCTCCGTGCTTTGACACCTGGCTCGCCAGGCATAGCTGAAGGCGAGTCTGCTGAGCTCAAGTTCCAGTCTTTCGATGGCAACACGCAGACGGACATTATGCCCCTCCAGGTTGGCAGACGAAATACTGCTGCCTCACTTTTGGCGAGCATTCGTGAAGCAACTGGCTTCGACAACTACCGGATCTACTACCGTGGTCAGCCCTTCGCCCCCAACGAGGTTGATGTCTGCCGCCCTCTCGAAGAACTGAAGATCCACGATGGCCTGTTTTTGGTCAAACGGGAGCACACTGGTACAGCCATGGCATCTAGGATCAAGCCAGGCGCCTCCCTGTTGGAGATTGAGATTTTGGGACATTTTGAGCAACTGTGGAACTACTTGAGTATGCAAGATATCATTGCCGCAGAA ATCCATTCTTTTCTCACCAAGCTACCCGCCGATGTCCACATGCTAGCTGCCTTCGACTCGCCGACAACCTCGTACCAGCAGATCTTCCCTTCTGGGCAGCCCTTCAAGTCGCTGTACGCCCTGTACGCCATGACGGAGTATATCGGCACAGCTGGACGTCGTCTGAAGGAGTCGGAGTCGACAATCTCTGATTCAGGTGACGCCAAGGTGGAGTCATACCTCGATGCGCTCGCTCGGGTGAGGGCCTTGGTTGTGGCGGCGATCTCCGACCGCGAGATTCTTGAGGGGTGTGCCTCGGAAGCCCTGAGAAACCGCCTGAGTTTCAACTTGATGAACGTTTATGGCTTGACTTTCAGAG ATCCTGGCCTCGACGGTATCGACATTCTGCCCGGCTTCTCAGCCATAGCACCTGCAGATCGCCTTGTTGAAATACTCTTGGTGGCGATCTCGGTGCAAGACCACACCAGCCTCATTCCCCTTATCGCATCGACATTTTCCGCAATCCTTCGCAGCGCATCTGTCGACAACGCTTTCTGGACTTCCTTGAAAGCCTTACCCAATCTCGAGGAGCTGATGGGGGTTTTGCTCCTGGATGAACCTTCCGAGGCAATCCGTGCAAACATCGTCAAGCTCTTGGAGGAGAGGGTCATCTCTCGCGATCA GCCTGCTTTGGATACCGTCTCATTTTGTGACTTTCTTTGGCCGATATTGCATCGGCTGATCCCACGGGCGGCGAAGTCTCCGAAACAATGCAAACAAGTCTTTGAGCTCTCTCTGACACTGCTGCGTGAAATGGATTTCGAAGACGCCCACGCTGTCGACATCCCTACTTTGGCAAGCGATTGCGGGAGACTTCTTCTCGAGCACGACTCATCCGAA CAACTGGGTCATGTTGGGTCTGACGATGCTGTGGCCGAGGGCTTACTGAAGCTCTTCCAAAGCTGCCAGAACGAAGGGTCCTATGTGGAGATGGATCACAACCTCCCAGC TAACCTTGGGAAGAAGCTCTTCTGGAAGCATCTGTTCCCCCCTCCAGGACAGCATGGCTCGAGTTCAGGTCGATCTTGTCTCCTGTCAACCAACACGAGATCGACACTGTGCCAAATCATCTTCGACCTGGTCAGAGACCGAGACCGCGAGTTTCACGCTATGCTTGAGGACCTCGAAAGCCTAGTGCCTTTTGATGAGTTCGACATTGGTTCGTCTCCCAAATCTGCCACCCCTCGTGCAAACAGCTTACGTAGAGAGAAAGACCCGTATCTTTATGAACTGCAGCCCCAGTTTGACCGAATGTCAGCGGTAAGAGCTCCTTGTGGGTATGCGGGACTTCGCAATCTGTCCAACACCTGCTACCTGAACTCCCTGTTCACTCAGCTCTTCATGAACACCGATTTCCGCCACTTCATGATGAACGCCCGCGTTCCAAGCCAGTCAAATACGCACACGCTTCTCAGAGAAACCAGGAAACTGTTTGCGTTCATGCAGGAAAGCTCCCGCAAGTTCATCGACCCAAGCTTGCTTGCCGGTTCAATCAAGACGTATGAAGAGACCATCATTGATGTTCACAACCAGATGGATGTGGATGAGTTCTACAACCTCCTTTTCGATCGCTGGGAAGGGCAGCTCTCGACGGCAGATGATAGAAAAGCCCTGAGGTCCTTCTATGGAGGTCAACTCGTGCAGCAAGTTGCTTCCAAAGAATGCGAGCACATCTCTGAGCGACTTGAGCCGTTCTCGGCCATTCAGTGCGACATCAAGGGGAAAAGCACGCTTCAGGATAGTCTCCAGGCCTACGTCGACGGCGAAATCATGGAAGGAGACAACAAGTACAAGTGTTCGAGCTGCGACCGACATGTAGACGCCGTCAAAAGAGCCTGCCTGAAGGACATCCCGGACAACCTGATCTTCCATCTCAAGAGGTTCGATTTCAATCTGCGAACTCTGATGCGAAGCAAGATCAACGACCACTTCTCCTTTCCCACAAAACTCGACATGCGCCCATACACCATTGACCACATCGGGTCTCCTTCCGACTCTGGTGAAGAGGACATCTTCGAGTTGGTCGGTGTTCTTGTTCACGCAGGCACGGCGGAGTCTGGCCACTACTACTCGTACATACGGGAACGACCAACTGCAGCGTCCTCCGAGGCATGGTTCGAGttcaacgacgacgtcgtctcgCCGTGGGATCCAGCGAAAATGGAAGAGTCGACCTTTGGCGGCACGGATGGATCCTTGGATGCCGGTATCACTTACGACAAGACATACAGCGCATACATGCTCTTCTACCAACGGTCTTCGGTCCTGCGAGCAGAGCAGGAGAAGCTGCAGAGTCTCTCGCTAAGGACTCCCTTGAAGGTTGATGTTCCTGCCGAGGTTGCCGACCACATCAACGGCGAGAATGCCATTCTGCTCCGACGGCATTGTCTCTACGACCAAAGTCACTCGCAGTTCGTGCTCCGCATGTTTCAGAACGCCAAGATGCGCAACAACGGCAACTGTTCGAAGATGCACATCATCGAGCAACGTGCGATGTGCATGCTTctcggccacctcgaccAGGTTGTCTCCAGGACCAAAGATCTTCCCTTCTTCGAGCTTTTCCGAGACGAGATCGAGCATGCGATCCGCGACTGCGCTAAGTGCGCCGTGGACTTCTTCGATTACTTCCAAGAGAGGCACGAAGCGTTCCGGCAGCTCATTCAGAGAAACCCTGACAGCGGCGTCAGGTACTCGGTTGGAAGCCTGTTCATCACAGCCCTGCAGCAGATCAAGAACTCCAAGCCGGAGGTCTGGGATTTGTCCCATGGAGACATGGCCGAAGACCCTATCATGATACAAGTTGTTCAGCTTTTTGACACACTTTGGAGCAACTTCCATGCCAACATACGGTCGTGGCCTGAAGTGTTCCAAACCATTCTGGCCTTCGCACAGATGGGCCCGTCGGAGACAGCTGTGCTCATGTCGGAAGACTGGTTATTCAGGGTCCTGCGCATCATCTTCGCTGACACCAACATGGACCTCCCCAATAACTACGCCCGGATGTTGGCCAACATCATCCGCCGGATCAACAACACGCGCTCGACCTCGTACGAAATGATCATTCAACTCATTGACCACTTCATGGACTCCTTGGAGGATGTCCTTGACGTTCACACCATCGTGGAGAGCCACGAGATGCGGTTGGAAATTTACATGGAACATCAAGCGCCGAAAATGTCCTGGACGCCCGACGAAGTGAATGTATTTGCCCACGAATGGAGCAAAGGAACAGGCAGCACTTTTGTCAAGAAGTTGATCGACCTCGACCAGGAGCCAACCTACACGGCGTCAATCATCAAGCGGATCATGCACCTGAACCACGACATGGACCACAGGGTGTTCCTGGCTATTAAGAATATGATTACAGGCCAAGTGGTTCAGTATTCCATGGCGCCCTACATCAAAGCCGCTGTACTATTCTCGGAGGAAAGCAGGAATTCAAACTGCGTCCAGGCCCTGTTCCGGCACATTGCCTTTCAGTGCAGAACTCTGCAGAACGCGGACGGCAAAGCCttcctcgacttcttcaCGCGCGCCTATTTCAGCCTACAGAACGGAAAAGAGGAGGTCAGGGCCGCTCGGTATCCCCTGTACATGGAGCAAGTCCCCTCGTGGGCACCCTCGCTGTTGGGCTACTACATCGCAGAGGTGCGGCAGGGAGCGGAGGAATTCTTGACCGAGTGGTTTGCTAACCACGAAGCGGTCGAAGACGGAAATGAAAAGGCGGCCACCGCCTTGAATTCGGTGGTCCGGAGACTTGCTATGAACTGCCTCATATATCTTCGAGAGCACTTTGTGCAGAGACGCACCCAAGTGGCCAAGCAGTCCACGGAACCCTTACTATCCATCGTCACCTTGTGCGAACCCTTCTTCACGGCCGGGGTGGGACTCAACGGGATGAGTCTCGTTCCTTACGAAGACTTCCAGGAACTCTACCGCT CCGTCATTGACCCGCTGCGACGCATGACAGTGGAGGAGTTGGAGGATGAGGGTTCCGGTATGTCCCCAGGACTCTATAGTGACACGGAGACACTCGGCTCAGAACCATGA
- a CDS encoding RNase p and RNase mrp subunit, producing MATQLRKKLVYSVDSPFSATHWPDITPEDQDAILELLLSLLSPLGQYRQRHIKPSEGKRTSKRKRTAPGAASTEPVKSERPPAPELASFIDVGLVAITRNLEKLAAGQQGFEGTSKHDNAAANSPSPYSIIFVARSGQPSAFNCQLPQMVAVASKSSPSEPPTRLVGYSRPCAEKLSACLGIPRASAVGIRVGAPMSKALVDYVQQHVSPVRVAWLDEAEKAVYRPTQLKIDEKMVPAKKSGKA from the exons ATGGCTACGCAACTGCGGAAGAAGCTGGTGTATTCGGTTGACAGTCCCTTCTCTGCAACACATTG GCCCGATATTACCCCTGAAGATCAAGATGCAATTCTAGAACTTCTCCTCAG CCTTTTGTCCCCTCTGGGCCAATACCGTCAGAGGCACATCAAGCCCTCAGAAGGCAAGCGTACATCCAAGAGAAAGAGAACGGCACCGGGTGCAGCCTCGACCGAACCGGTCAAGAGCGAACGCCCACCAGCACCGGAGCTCGCCTCCttcatcgacgtcggcctAGTGGCAATTACACGCAACCTTGAAAAGCTTGCGGCAGGTCAGCAGGGTTTCGAGGGTACCTCCAAACACGATAACGCCGCGGCGAACTCGCCTAGCCCGTACTCTATTATATTTGTTGCACGCTCGGGTCAGCCCTCAGCCTTCAACTGCCAACTCCCCCAGATGGTCGCCGTTGCTTCCAAGAGCTCGCCGTCTGAGCCTCCGACGCGGCTTGTAGGTTATTCGAGGCCGtgcgccgagaagctcagTGCTTGCCTAGGTATTCCAAGGGCCTCGGCGGTTGGAATACGGGTCGGTGCTCCCATGTCCAAGGCTCTGGTCGATTACGTTCAGCAACACGTCTCTCCCGTCAGAGTGGCTTGGCTTGATGAGGCTGAGAAAGCTGTGTATCGCCCTACACAGTTGAAGATAGACGAGAAgatggtgccggcgaagaagagcgGCAAGGCTTGA
- a CDS encoding Nucleolar complex-associated protein, whose protein sequence is MSSRATKRRRLTPPPEDEHDTAGKGSKKIQKSFFKSAAGWNLEQDYENRPRKGKKEKKNSNRLPIKTADGRVEQYQSLEGDNRDDDAASVESDGEWLEGREDEDATAEAAAERLRQDRRKEEEESNLPEPVQIHQAKEELAKIAMALNEDPEENVGAFKALAKIGQSRIQAIQKLTLATQLAVYKDVIPGYRIRPVAEDAPVEKLSKEVRKLRAFEQALVSNYQAYIKELAKWAKADIPATRQTGQSISSVAISCACTLVTAVPHFNFRNDLLKILVSKLSKRKIDADYVKCRRSLETLFVEDEEGRPSMEAVSLLTKMMKARGFAVDESVPNLFLHLRLLSEFAGKASQDRVDRERDPGAPPPQSRKSFKKEFRTKKERKMLKEQKAIEKDMQQADALVSHEERERMQSETLKLVFASYFRILKMRVPHLMGAVLEGLAKYAHLINQDFFGDLLEALKDLIRHAQEDAEDAEDVEGEQSQGAGGDDDDEEEEDDDDGPSRNTTREALLCTVTAFALLAGQDAHNSRAQLHLDLSHFVTHLFTSLPSFSMNPDLELTSKSLHIQPSAAAATRDNRVNLQTTTVLLLRCLTAVLLPAYQIRSVPPLRLAAFSKQLMSAALHVPDKSAQAVLALMQDVSHTHGKKIAALWRTEERKGDGTYNALSESVEGSNPFATTVWEGELLRRHFSPKVREGVKLLEKEISNA, encoded by the coding sequence ATGTCCTCCAGAGCCACCAAACGCCGCAGGCTCACGCCGCCCCCCGAAGACGAGCACGACACCGCCGGCAAGGGCTCCAAGAAGATCCAGAAGTCCTTCTTCAAGAGCGCGGCTGGCTGGAATCTGGAGCAGGACTATGAGAACCGTCCACgcaaggggaagaaggagaagaagaacagcAACCGGCTGCCGATTAAGACGGCCGATGGCCGTGTCGAACAGTACCAGTccctcgagggcgacaacagagatgatgatgccgcctCGGTCGAAAGTGACGGCGAATGgctcgagggccgcgaggacgaggacgccaccgccgaggccgccgccgaacggCTGCGCCAGGACCGCaggaaagaggaggaagagtcGAACCTACCTGAGCCCGTCCAGATCCAccaggccaaggaggagctcgccaagatcgccATGGCGTTGAACGAGGACCCAGAGGAGAACGTCGGCGCCTTCAAGGCCCTCGCTAAGATCGGCCAGTCGCGCATTCAGGCCATCCAAAAGCTCACGCTGGCCACCCAGCTTGCCGTCTACAAGGACGTCATCCCGGGCTACCGCATTcgccccgtcgccgaggacgcccCTGTCGAGAAGCTCTCTAAGGAGGTTCGCAAGCTGCGCGCCTTCGAGCAGGCCCTCGTATCCAACTACCAGGCCTACATCAAGGAGCTGGCCAAGTGGGCAAAGGCCGATATCCCTGCCACGCGCCAGACGGGGCAGAGCATCTCGAGCGTTGCCATCTCCTGCGCGTGCACGCTCGTCACCGCGGTGCCGCACTTCAACTTCCGCAACGACCTCCTCAAGATCCTCGTCAGCAAGCTCTCCAAGCGCAAGATCGATGCCGACTACGTGAAATGCCGCCGATCGCTCGAGACGCtcttcgtcgaggacgaggagggccggCCCTCGATGGAGGCCGTTTCGCTGCTGACCAAGATGATGAAAGCCCgcggcttcgccgtcgacgagagcGTACCCAACCTGTTCCTCCACCTGCGCCTGCTATCCGAGTTCGCCGGCAAGGCGTCGCAGGACCGCGTCGACCGGGAGCGAGACCCgggcgcgccgccgccgcagtcaCGCAAGAGCTTCAAGAAGGAGTTCCGCACCAAGAAGGAGCGCAAGATGCTCAAGGAGCAAaaggccatcgagaaggacatgcagcaggccgacgccctcgtcagcCACGAGGAACGCGAGCGCATGCAATCCGAGACCCTCAAACTCGTGTTCGCGTCCTACTTCCGTATCCTCAAGATGCGCGTGCCGCATCTCATGGGAgccgtcctcgagggcctggCCAAGTACGCCCACCTCATCAACCAAGACTTCTTTGGTGATTTGCTGGAGGCCCTTAAGGATCTCATCCGCCACGCCCAGGAGGACgccgaagatgccgaggatgtcgaaGGCGAACAAAGCCAAGGAGCCGGcggtgatgacgatgacgaagaagaagaagatgacgacgacggtccGTCCCGTAACACAACCCGCGAAGCCCTGCTCTGCACCGTGACAGCCTTCGCCCTGCTCGCGGGCCAGGACGCGCACAACTCCCGTGCTCAGCTACACCTCGACCTCTCCCACTTCGTCACCCACCTCTTCACCTCGctcccctccttctccatgAACCCGGACCTCGAGCTGACCTCAAAGTCCCTGCACATCcagccctcggccgccgcggcgacaCGCGACAACCGCGTGAACCTCCAGACcaccaccgtcctgctgctgcgctgTCTGACGGCCGTGCTTCTGCCCGCCTACCAGATCCGCTCCGTCCCGCCGCTACGGCTGGCGGCTTTTTCGAAGCAGCTCATGTCCGCGGCGCTGCACGTGCCCGACAAGTCGGCGCAGGCGGTGCTGGCACTGATGCAGGACGTCTCGCACACACATGGCAAGAAGATTGCCGCCCTGTGGCGCACCGAGGAGAGGAAGGGCGACGGCACATATAACGCGCTGAGCGAGAGCGTCGAGGGTAGTAACCCGTTCGCAACGACAGTGTGGGAGGGCGAGCTGCTGCGGAGGCATTTCTCACCCAAGGTGCGGGAGGGTGTCAAGTTGTTAGAAAAGGAGATTAGTAACGCGTAA
- a CDS encoding 60S ribosome subunit biogenesis protein NIP7 — protein MRPLTEKETETLFNKLASYMGSSLKNLIAPLDNGPEPDRYVFRMIRDRVYYVRLSVANLATSIAREKLLSIGICLGKFTKTGKFRLHVTALPVLSEHARYKIWVKPNGEMPFLYGGNIVKAHVGRWSEDCPEHQGVIVFSMDDKPLGFGVTARSTAEARRLDPTGVVCFRQSDCGEYLRDEDTLFAG, from the exons ATGCGTCCCCTTACGGAAAAGGAGACCGAGACCCTCTTCAACAAGCTGGCTAGCTACATGGGCAGCTCGCTCAAGAACCTCATCGCCCCGCTCGACAACGGCCCCGAGCCGGACCGCTACGTCTTCCGCATGATCCGCGACCGCGTGTACTACGTGCGCCTCTCCGTCGCCAATCTGGCAACCAGCATCGCCCGCGAGAAGCTTCTCAGCATCGGCATCTGCTTGG GCAAGTTCACAAAGACCGGCAAGTTCCGTCTGCACGTCACCGCGCTTCCGGTTCTCAGCGAGCACGCAAGATACAAGATCTGGGTCAAG CCCAATGGAGAGATGCCCTTCCTGTATGGTGGCAACATCGTCAAGGCCCACGTCGGCCGCTGGTCCGAAGACTGTCCGGAACACCAGggcgtcatcgtcttctccatGGACGACAAGcccctcggcttcggcgtcacCGCCCgctcgacggccgaggcgcgccGTCTCGACCCCACTGGTGTTGTGTGCTTCAGGCAATCCGACTGCGGCGAGTACCTGCGCGACGAAGATACCCTCTTTGCCGGTTAA